The following is a genomic window from Heteronotia binoei isolate CCM8104 ecotype False Entrance Well unplaced genomic scaffold, APGP_CSIRO_Hbin_v1 ptg000047l___fragment_2___debris, whole genome shotgun sequence.
TGTCATCAGTGGTTCTGGCTCAGATTCAAGCTGCATGTGGTTCATTTTACAAGGGGCGTTGCCTTGTGTCTTCAGGTTTCTGGAGAACTGTTAAGCTTGCCGGAGAGACAGACAGATCCCAGCCAGAGATCTCATGATATCAGTGTAGCCCAAATACCATATTCTTTCCCCAAGGGTCTGAAGCAGCGTTTCTGGAGAGATAACCCATCTGTGAGAGATAACCCATCTGTGgcacttttaaaaaacttagaAGCACTGTATAGATAGCAGaaagactgtgaagggttaattcttcacagaaacagagagccttgagtgacaagctgctccaagcaatctgctTGGTTAGCATCCTGTGGTACCTTTAagtccagcaaagttttattcaaggtatgagctttcctgtgcacacAGAGGTGCAAGCACACGAaacctcataccttgaataaaacttgtttggtTTTAAAGATTCCACTGGTCtctttgttctacagcttcagaaAATACAGCTGACCACATGAACCTACCTTAttagttagcatcagctgagcaaagaAGGTCTTGAGAGAGTGTTATGCTGAGGAAACAGATTTCTGCCTTCACTAAGTTGTGTCTGATTTCAGCCTAAGTTGAGAGCAGTTTTACACAGAGAACtgagggaaagttggcaaggaagtttgggaagtggGACTCCCAATggggcaaaaaaggggggggggaaatacatcTTCTAGCaagaggagaatttccctacaCAGTCAaactctgaagagtgcagagattcctaatctggtgtggttagaaactgcctttagaattagttaaaactcaagatgagtactggtgtttcaagagaagggatttgggtactggaaagaaggCACCAACTTTTTGAGAACCAAGAGTCAAAGAAAGTGTGCTGGCATGTTTGGGGAAACACTgcaacaaaagcctctcaacataaagatatAAGTAACTGTGGGGAACAGGTAGTGCAAGGACagactctcattagcctgaaacataagaactaaagtctgtgcatgtactaaTTTTATGTCAGAAATTTCAAACCCTGATCTCACCTGACCTTTCTACTCTATGTAGAATTAaacattttgttaatttggaataatAAAACATCTTCAGTGTCATTAAAGGGGGCTCCCAATCCTTACCTCAGGTTTcatcctgggctgagcaaacagccaaaatatactgtgacagggtgggacagccagttTTTCAGCAAAGAAAAGAACACATTACTAGGCAGCAGCAGGGTGTTAGAGACTCTTTACCACTATGAGAGACCTGGACTCTTTATGGGAACCAATGAGCGGGTTTGGCGTGAAATTTAACTgttgtgatttggtatgggaatctGGGAAGTGGTTAtcttgcatgcatataagcagggtcaTTAAGTCATCTTTTGTTCTGgagttatcaataaagcatgttcctgtttgaacatCTACggatcaaacccagtatttaacagccCCATTCATTTACTGCAGGCTTTCACCTTAAGTCATTTATAGCTGTAGTAGAAGGAGAAGGACAAGTTTCCCTTTATTCCTGTTCTTTGCTGGTCCCTGGGTGCAAAAAAAGACAGACAAAGCTGGGGAACGGGTAGTGCAAGGACAGACTAATCGACGCCCTATTTTCTTTGTCAGTCGCCCCTCCGCCACACACTCCCCTggtttcctcctccccttctaaCCGAATCTCCCCCTGCCGGCCACCCCCTTCACGACTACCGCGAAGCgtgttctcctttcttcccccctctacCCAGCCTTATTCGCTCCTCGAGTGGGCTCCTTTCCCACCTGTTTGTTGTGGCGCTGCTGCTTCCCACTGACAAGCAAGCGGTATCCctgtctccccctccttctccccctccccctcctccattcgCACAGGCTAGGCGCTTTTCCCTTTCCAGTGGGCGATTGTAGCGACAGCCGACTCTTCACCTTCCTCTGCCTGCGCGGAGAGTGGATATAGCCACTTGGTCCAACTTGGCCGTGGTTGGCGCTCTTCACTTTTTAGCGACTAATTGAGCGcgggtgtgtgtggtgggggcgATCCGTCATCCGCAAGGGCAATTTTTGTCTCATTCAGGATTAGCCGGAACCCCCAACATTTTAGAGTATTTTTCAATACATATTTTTGAGGAACGAACTGGACATTTCTGAACGTGTTTTCTCAACATCCCCCCTCGAAAGCTGCCTTCCAGGGgcttgggggggagagaaggggaaagcGAGCAGGATGCAGCGCGGAGCGACACCAACAGCCCCTCTTACTGCCAATACAACCCACGGAGAGTCTCGCTGAGGAGAGAGGCTGGcggcaggagcagcagcagcagcagcagcagtggagtTTGCCTTGCTCGGGTGGAAGCGGGCAAAACAGTAGGGCAAGTCGGAGCTTGGGGCTCGTGGCATCGCTTCGGGATTCCCGCAACCACCATGGGGAGACGGCGGGGCCTCTCCTTGCAGCCGTATTTCCTCTGGCTGGGCTGTGTGGCACTCTGGGCGCAAGGAGCAGCTGGGCAGCCAAAGCAGCAGCAGGTCCGTCCTGCCACCGCGGGTGCAGTAGAAGGCGGCAGCAGCTACCCTGCCTTGGACAACGCGGAAAGCAGAGGCACAGCGCCTGCCGTCGCCAACCGAGTCCGCAGAAGAGGCCAGCAGGACGTACTGAGGGGGTAGGAAAGCGGTGTTTCTTCTAACACCACGTAGGTAGGCCTAGTTCGCACAAAGAGCAGATGAGGGGGTAAGCCCCTGGCTGGATTGCACCTCTTTATACCTTTCTATGCCTAAAACAAAATTCTGGAACTTCGAACTTTGGAGAGGGGCTGTAGGTCGGTGGAAAAGCCTATGCTGTACATGCAGGAGGTCCCACGTTCACTTcctggcagcaggtgatgtgaaagaacctGAGAACCGCTGCCAGGCttagtagacagtactgacattAATGCACTAATGGTTTGGTTCAGTTTAAGGCAACTTAATGTGTGTTCATTAGAAGGCAAGGAAAAAAGATTTTGGATTATCCTCTCCCACCACTTGCTAGTTTACTATGGGGGAAGGTTGAAGCATCCTATCATGTGATTTCTACATCGCTTGTAATCTGAGGTGGTACAATCCAGACAGTGGGTTACTACTTTATCTGGGCTTCTTGAGAACTATGCCACACACCTGCATTCACACGGCTCTACTGGGACAAGAGCCTCCAGCAGGCCAACAACTTTTCAGATTTAAATCTGCCCATATAGCCTCCTTCAGTCCTATCATCAGACACTTCTAGTTGTCTCAGGCAAAATTCTCAAGTATCCTTTCATTCTTCTTGTTATAATCCCCCTATCTTCTGTGCAATGCTTTGTATCTCATATGACCAGTCAGCCTACAATATTGTGGCTTATGTATAAATTCTTGTACTctccagcaatgctccctctaaggttcactcttgtgaacaaaaattctgcttcgagAGCTAcgggcattcaagttgtgagcgaatgatttggctactgcataaattagcttgctctgatgtcatctttcctgagctaagacaaaaatgtgagctagctcacactaactcaaagGGAACCCTGCTCTCCAGAATGCAGCAAACATTCTGCTCTCAGAAAAGGTTCAGGTTCCAAGACCATACTTCGTTGTGTTCATACTTTTCCCCACCTTTTAGtatacagcagggctttttttgtagaaaaagcccagcatgacctcatttacatattagccacaccccctgacatcaccattgtttcacacggcttttttctacaaactcatctgcatattaggccacacccttgccaccaagccagcaggaactgcgttcctgtgcgttcctgctcaaaaaaagccctggtatacaATAACTTCTCAATCTATTAGGCAAATTCATTAACTTTCTTCTTGactttcccttcttgaagctgctaATGCAACTTGTGGGTTAATTTTCCTTACTGTTAGAACAGTCTACGAACTCTGCTCTTGATTCTTCAACCATTCACAGCCCTGTTGTTTCAGGCAAATTGTCTTTTAGCTAAAGCACTACTTAATCATGACTTGATCCTGACTCCATAACGTTTATAGGTATCTGATAGCTACTTCATCAAAAACTTAATTATTATGATCAGTTCCATGTAACCTATAATAGATCATGACATCAAGTCCCAGTCAGTTTCCTAACACATTCTCTTAATCTCTAAGAAGTCTTTATTCCCCTTTCATTAAAAAAAGTAGCTATCTTTGATGATTTTACACTATGAGCATTATCTTCACTGATATGGTCAAGCTTTTCTCGAAGGAAGCCACAATTGCTTGTTGAGCATCTAGTCTAGGGCATAACCACTTCGCTGTGAATGTCTTTTCACCATGGTTGTGTTCCAAACCCACATCCCAACAAGGAAGCGAATGTGTTCTCTTTAAGCATTTTAACTAAGCACTTCCATACATTCGGTAGGCCTTCGTAGAGCAACTGTAGTTTTCTATTACATAATGTATTAGATATTTGAAGATCAAATTTGTTATTCTGTTCAGCCAGCCACAGTGTCccttatttttgaaaattttcactATCTGATCCACTGTAGCATCTGGTTTATGAGTTGATCTGTTGGGCAGCCAGTTCCATGTACATTCCATTACATCTTGTGCCGTGTTATACCAGCATATGTTCAGTGTAAGCTCCAGCCATATCCTTCCAGCAACCTTTCTAGACAGTTTGTTTTTCGAATCAGTCCTGTAAGATTCATCATTTACCTGTGTAGTTTCTCTAGACCTTCAGTAAAAATATTTGCAGAGATCTTCATCTACTCATTTTCCTTCTGTAACggttggttttattttttttaaatgacttttattttaaatgttaataTTAATTTTTGGCCCAGGTTGGAAAGTATTCTTGTGTGTTGAgtattgcaaaaaacatctggcttTTGCACCACACTAATAGCAATACCAAATGTGGCAAATCTTGCCTCAGTTTCATGATGAAGTTTTAAGCGTCTTTGGTGTTTACAGGTGATTTCAATTAACATCTGATGGAGAAACATGCTTTTCAGATTGGAGGAGTGAGGCTTTAAAGTTCATGTTATAAGGTGCACAGTGAATCCTTTCCATTTCTAAAATATGCAGCTTATATATCAGTGTTGCACATAACATGTTATTCTTGTTTTAAGATGGAAATAATGTAGGTGTCTTTGGAGTAAGGTTTTACTCTGTACAGTAGGCATAACTCTTCTTCATTGTTTCCTTCTGTGCcttcaaaattattttaaaatgggaATCTGGTGAAATTAAGAAATGGCAGGGCTGTGAACAACTTGTGTTCTTTCTGTGGCCAGTTTCATTTTTACTTTGCATTGCTAAAATTTGATGTTTCCACTGACCTATTTTTTTTATGTACACACTTATTTGCACGTGACAGGCCAAATGTGTGTGGCTCCAGATTCCACTCCTACTGTTGCCCTGGATGGAAAACACTCCCTGGGGGAAATCAGTGTATCGTTCGTAAGTGTTTGTCTTCAGACTTGACAGAATTTACTATCTTTGGGTAATAATTTTCCCCAGCAGACTTCTTTGAATTGTAACACTTCATTACACATAAAAGGAAGTATGGCATGAATCAAGTTTGGCTGTTGAAGTTTTCATCTTGTATTTAATGAATAGAAATACTGACAGTAGAGCAAATTTGTGAATAACAGAAGTATTTTAGAAAATTAGGAATAGCAATTTACCTTACCTTAAGTGTTATTTTTGTTTGTCTGGAGtatggttgccatctctgggttagaaattcatggagattggggggtggagcctggggataaTGGGGTTTAGGGAGAGGGGGGCATAAGGAGGTTATCATATCAGGGGGTCCATTTTCCAgagtagctattttctccaggaaaactggtcTCAAAGTTATggggatcaactgtaattccaagagatcaccaggacccacctggaggctggtactTCTAATTCTGGAGCTGTGTTTGTGCATATTCAGATTAGATAGAGCagagtttttaaaatgtattttaatagtCCATCATTATTTATTTGGGTAAGTTAACTATTGTTGTAATAATTCTGGCTATTTACATAACTTGGCAAAAACATGGAAGTCATTTGAACAGAGATTCTTCATGGCTTTGTTTCACCAGAGCTGACCCTTAGAAGTTGTTGCTAAGGCCAGTCCTGAAACAAATACAAATTTGTACCTATGCAGAGTGCTTTTCTTTCACCAGTGATCCATAGTATCTAGctgccatacccccccccccccccctgatcagGGCTGGCATCACAGGTTCTGATGCTCCAGGCCCAGCCCCTGCCAGACCTGGAAGGCGAAAGCAGCTGGGCGGTGCCTGCATTATTTGGAAACTCTTTCCCTTTCAAGGAAAGGCAGCTTACCAAGAGTGCAGGTGCTGCCCAGCCACATCGCTTTCATTTTGATGGATCTGTATAGACCTGGGAAGGTGAGAGCAACATGGTGGTGTCACGGGAGGGGACGCTCAGTGCCCCtgtaggccaagtggcaccctaggtggccacctacctggcctactcccatgtgccagtgCTGTCCATTATTAGAgacaattttttaattttatttttaatttaattttatttgatttatatcccgccctccccaccgaagcaatTTCTGGACAAGAAATTCCAGAATATAGTATCTGGTTTTTAAGGTTGGTTTGAATCTTGGCAGTTGCTAATTTTAAAGTTTAAGAGGGGTTTATGGCATGATTTTAGAAATTGCCTTTTTTGTTAGATAAGGTGCTAAGCTTCCTGCAGtagtgcattttttttcttgttccaTTTATTTGTCATGGCTCTCTGGCTAGCATGAACATGGCTCTCTGGCGAGCATCATAGGTTTATATCTTGGTTTTACAGGTGAAATGTAATTGCATATCTTGTAACTGAGAAATGCAAGTAAAGGTTGCTAACTGTAGTAACAGTGGGGTCTGATTTGTAACCACAGTGCTAGGTAATAAGCTGTCATTAGCAGTGCTTCAACATTTCCTCCCTGTCTTTGCAAGTGTAGTGACAGTACCAGTGGTTCCTTCTAGAGGATCCAAAGGACCGCTGAAGAATTCCCTTACTTGGCATCCACCTGTTTTTGCCTATTAGAGGTAGTCATTTCAGCAAGCAAGACATAAATGGATTCTTTGTCTCATCTCTGTTGCCATTTGAAGGTACCAGCATAGCTGCAAAGGAAACACACAGGACTGTGACGTTATAGAAAACCTATAAATGAAAATAACATTAGAAGGATGATTCTGCTAGTTGGATTTTAGCTGGTTTCAGGCCAGTGCTCTTCCATCCTTTGATCATCATTTCTAATGAGGCATTCTTTAACAGATCATTGATTCTGgcccatcattttttttcttgttccaTTTATTTGTCATGGCTCTCTGGCTAGCATTAACATGGCTCTCTGGCGAGCATCATAGGTTTATATCTTGGTTTTACAGATGAAATATAATTGCATATCTGGTAACTGAGAAATATAGTGACCAAAAACACAGTGTGGTGGAAAACTCACGTTAATATTTATTTTAACTTGGGTCTTTCCCTGTACACAAGAAGGGTTTTTTGGGTTGTTATATTGCAGTCCAGTCTCCAGAGCATTTCCATACATGATATTTAAATTGGGTTGAATCCAAAGAAACATGAGTGAATCTCCAGTTACAGAATGGATTATTCCCACTACTCTCTTCCTATTGCAACCCTCTGCCTGTTCTCAAAGCTTCTCCTGGTTGTTGGGAAACCCTTCCCAGTGGCATTGTGGGTCATTTGGAGGTCTGCAGAATACAGAATAGGTAGAACTCCCTTATCTCTTGAATAAGCGAAGTACTGTATTGCTCTTGAAAGAAGGAGTTTTGAAAGCATCCATTTACTACAGTTAGCAACCTTTACTTGCATTTCTCAGTTACAAGATTTGCAATTATATTTCATCTGTGAAACCAAGATATAAACTTGTGATGTTTTGTATAGCACAGTTATTGCTAGCTAGAGAGCCATGACTTTTGGTTAAACCAGATGGTAACACAAATGTGTAACTTAAATTGCAAACAATATacatatggtttctctcctgtattgTAATTATACCTCATATTTCAAAGATCCACAATCAGCAGGGCACAATTAACAACAGAATGCCTCAAGAACACTTTTAAGATCATATGAGAAAAACTTAAGTACTGATGAAGTGTTTTACGGAACTTATCAAACTGTTGGATCTATCAAGCTATTAAAACCCTCTTCAGTAAATCAGTGTATATAAtagttttttaaatattatttttatgtTCCATTCCTATTTCTAAAAATTGCTTGAAAAAGTATAAATTGAAGCCATTCTTATGATATACCATTTCAAAGTAATTATTATTGATATGCAACAGTACGTAATCAGACATTGATTCTGATATATGTGTATATCAATATATTGATACAAAGCAGAAAATTTGTTTAGTTAACTAATTAAAATGAAGAAAGAGAATGTACAGAGTTGCGACTTTCTTATCCATTTATTTCTAAGAGTTTAAGGATTactggtagtggaaagtgctgtcaactcatagctgacttatggcaacaccatagagttttcaaggcaaaagacactcagaggtggtttgccattgcctgcctccacatcatgatcaTGATAGTcattggaagtctcccatccgcatactagctagggctgacccCACTTAGCTCCTGAGGTCTGGTGAGATCAGGTTAGCCAGGTGAGAGTTTTAAGAATTATTATTGTATGTATAATTTCCATGACACTTCACCCatacaaaatattatttttatatatatatatatattatttaggGAATTTACATGCTGAAAGTCTAATCTTTAAGTGCAGTGACTTAACTAGAGAtgtttgcagttttgaaaaatgaAATCAGAGTTTGCTTTAAGTTTAATTTTCTAGAAAGGTTTTTAAACAAATGAAATCCTAAAAAGCAAGCACTTAACATCTTGTTTTTTAGAGGCAATTTTGTGTCTTTACAAGAAGGATTTTTAtaagagcttaaaaaaaagacATCAGAGACTGACTTTGCTGTCAGCCCGCCATGTCCTGACTATCTGTAGAGGACAATGAGGCCTGTGGGAGGGAACTGGGGCCAGAATGATTTGGTTGGCACTGCTCCATTGAGTATTTCTGTTCCTTAAAAAACTGTATCTCTTAGAGGTGCATTGATAAGAGTTTTAAAATCAGATACTTTAAACCCAGCACTGCAAAGAACACCCCACACAGGGAGCAGAGGGCTCCTCCTGTTAAGCCAGACCCTTTCACATCAGTATATTAGTTGATTGGGCAAGGAGCCATCTTTATGTCTCCCTCTtagttagtttagtttagttttaatttatttgatttatattccgctctccctgctgaagcaggctcagggccgcTTGCAAtacataatagaataacaataaaaacaaattaaacattaaaacaatttaatacATTTTGGTGCTATTTTCCATGCAGTttaaggatggcattcagtgatCTTAAACATCTATTTAGATCTAATA
Proteins encoded in this region:
- the LOC132590493 gene encoding fibrillin-2-like — translated: MLKKVSGELLSLPERQTDPSQRSHDISVAQIPYSFPKGLKQRFWRDNPSLPSRGLGGREGESEQDAARSDTNSPSYCQYNPRRVSLRREAGGRSSSSSSSSGVCLARVEAGKTVGQVGAWGSWHRFGIPATTMGRRRGLSLQPYFLWLGCVALWAQGAAGQPKQQQVRPATAGAVEGGSSYPALDNAESRGTAPAVANRVRRRGQQDVLRGPNVCGSRFHSYCCPGWKTLPGGNQCIVPICRNSCGDGFCSRPNMCTCSSGQILPTCGTKSIQQCSIRCMNGGTCLDDQCQCQKGYIGTYCGQPVCENGCQNGGRCIGPNRCACVYGFTGPQCERGKNLFLERKN